GCGAGTCATAACTGAAGACATGAAACTACCTTTTGGACATTTTAGGTTGAAAATATAAAGTAGACCTAAACAGTTGTAGTTATCCCTAATAGTAAACCCGCACATCTCAGTTAGATTAATGGGTTTTATCCAAATTAGACTGGCTTCATTCTTTATTATAGTGTTGTATGTTTACTTTAATGTTCTTAATTTTGTTTCTCCAGGTAAAAAGGAGCTACCTGATGCTAAGCTTTTGGCCGAGAAGCTCCTGATGAGGAGACAGTTTATCCCGGACCCACAGGGCACCAGCCTGATGTTTGCGTTCTTCGCACAGCATTTCACCCACCAGTTCTTCAAATCTGATATGAAGAAAGGACCTGCTTTTACCGCGGCTAAAGGTCATGGGGTAAGTGGAGCAGATTTCAGACTACATCCGATTTTAGTCGGGGGAAAAAAGGCCTACATTTCTGAACGAATGATTTATGAATGGTTTTGTTCATGCTTTCAGGTGGACCTCAGCCACATTTATGGAGACAGCCTGGAGAGGCAACACAGGCTCAGACTCTTCAAGGACGGCAAGCTTAAATATCAGGTATGAGAGGAGACAGATGTTGCTCAGAGAGCCACGTGCTTCAGACCACACAAGTGTCTAACAGCTGCTTCCTCTGTCGCTTAACTCTGCAGATCCTGGATGGAGAGGTGTACCCCCCAACAGTAAAGGAAGTGGGAGTCGAGATGCACTACCCTCCACATGTCCCCGACGGTCATCGCTTCGCTGTGGGCCACGAGGCATTTGGCCTGGTCCCTGGTCTGATGATGTATGCCACCATTTGGCTGCGGGAACACAACCGGGTGTGCGACGTGTTGAAGGAGGTGCACCCCGACTGGGATGACGAAAGACTCTTCCAGACCACACGGCTCATCCTGATTGGTAAGTTTTAGAGTTTTGTGACAGCTGcacaaaactttttaaaaacatttgctgtccTGTAGCTGGGGAAgtaaagtcaaagtcaaaaaaataataagatgaTATTAATGCAGTTACCCCTTGAGTCTCGTATAGAGGAAGTTGGACTTTTTAATTTGGTAACCACTTAACAAAACCCTGTTGCACACAGTGGAGTATTTCAGGAACAGGATTTACTGAAAGACTTAagaatttattttcaacattacaAATCATCCCCTAATTAATTTAAAGATCTTTCCAGACACGtttcaatacaaataaaaataatcttaattaatgtaataatttgtgtttcatgtggattttgcacaaaaaaattcCCCttagaggttaaaaaaaatctttaaattacATCTACTGCTTCTTACTCATGAAAAATGCAGAACCTACAAATATGCATGATATATTGTTTCAAACGTTTGACTGCTAGACACAGGATGTCTCCTGCTTCACTGTAAATTTTGATCTCAGTGTATGTGCACGGGAGGTGTGTAAGCACTTGTGTAAGCAGGACCACAACTGGCTCCAAATTTTTAGGTGAGCACAAAGAAACATTAGCCCTCCAGCAAATGTATGTGGAAGCAGCCTTCTAGTTTCAAGCTCTTCACATACTGTTCTTCACTGCTCTTAACCGTGAAGTTCAAATGtccaagtgaagtaacaatgAGCAAAACACGTTTTTGAGGGGGACTTTAAACATCTACAGTATctgtataatataaaatattgaatcTTTTTGTCCTGTAGGTGAGACCATCAAGATTGTGATCGAGGACTACGTGCAGCACCTGAGCGGCTATTTCTTCAAGCTCAAGTTTGACCCCGAGCTGCTCTTCAACCAGCGTTTCCAGTACCAGAACCGCATCGCCTCCGAATTCAACACCCTGTACCACTGGCACCCGCTGATGCCCGATACTTTCCACATTGAGGAGAAAGATTACAGCTACAAACAGTTTGTCTTCAACACCTCTGTGGTGACTGAGCATGGCATCAGCAACCTGGTGGAGTCATTCACCAAGCAGATTGCTGGACGGGTAAGAATCCTTATTGCTCTTGTAGCAGCATTTAATCTGAGATTGTAACATAGCTGTTGCTTTGAGGCTATATAACTAACTTctcactaattttttttttttttttttttaaggttgcTGGTGGCCGTAATGTCCCTGGCCCTATCATGTACGTGGCCATCAAGTCCATAGAGAACAGCAGGCAAATGCGTTACCAGTCTCTGAATGCCTACAGGAAACGATTCAACATGAAGCCCTACAGCTCTTTTGAGGACATGACAGGTGAGACAAAGTCAAGATCACCCACAAATTCTTCAACTTGTAGGTGGAAAGGAAGGAATCAAAGGGTTATTGAAGAGGTCATTATCGTCATCAAGTGGAAGGAGGTGTTGCCTCAGGCCAAATTATTGCTGCATTATAAAAGCACTGGCATGAACTGATTGCAGGAATTAAATTGGAGCTTGAAAAACACTCCCAAACACAAGTCCTTATTTCATAGAAAACCTATTATTAAGGAAATACTTTGGGCTCTGTTTAAGTCCCCACCAGCTTTGGAGGTTAGGAATTTGTTTCCGTGACTCTTAAGATCCAGATGTTCATGTCATCTTCAGATAGTGTAAACACATTGTCATCACAGAGAGcaagacataaacacacaagagGCCTCCTGCTTCAGAGGTGAAGCTTGTGAGTAAAGAGGATTAAATGGGGATTTAAAAACTGTGATGTGTGGGTAAAAAATTCTAGTAtgagagatgagaaaatgaaagacgCAAAAGCAAGGAGAGGGATGATTTTTGATCTAACCTGCTGGAATTGAATCGgtcaaaaaacagaactgatATTTAGATTAGCTCCGTGAGAGTTCCCGTGAGAGAAGCCAGACTGAGTCGCTAAAACTGTTTTCCCATCTGTGttaggagagaaagaaatggctGCAGTGCTGGAGGAAATGTATGGACATGTCGATGCCGTGGAGCTCTACCCCGGCCTGCTGGTGGAGAAACCAAGGACTAATGCCATCTTTGGGGAGACCATGGTGGAGATGGGGGCCCCTTTCTCCCTCAAGGGCTTAATGGGAAACCCCATCTGCTCCCCGGAGTACTGGAAGCCAAGCACCTTCGGAGGCAGCGCGGGCTTCGACATCATCAACACTGCCTCCCTGCAGAAGCTCGTCTGCGATAACGTGCGCGGCCCCTGTCCCTTGGCGTCCTTTCATGTGCCCAACATTAAAGAGACGGGGTCCATGATCATCAACTCAAGCACGTCTCACTCACGTGGCAGTGACATCAACCCTAcagtcattttgaaagaacGGACTACTGAGCtctaatttttattattattattattattgcattattattatttcattaggtacatttttataaatatgtatttatttatttatttatttttatatttattattaattctaTTTATAGTATGACATGAGAAAGTGCaaaacaactgatttttttttttttttttatacagataCATTGTGTATATTTTCGTCTGGTTTTCAAGAACAAAAGCCTGtggttgtttatttattgaaagATTAATGGTATTATTGTAAGAGTAATATAATGACCTCAGTCACTGCAACTTGATACTTGAAGTTTAGTTTACAGTTTCAGCTACTGAGTGGAGTACGTTACACTGCTTTCCTTGGGTTAACTGCTGCTCTCTCGTTTATGTTCATGCAGTTGTATGGGTGTCCCAGTACACCACAGTCAGCTGTTTTACAGACAGCAATACAGTAGTACACTATAGTAGTGATGTTCACAGTTAACTGCATGACTGATCTTGTCTCTCttgatgtaatttaaaatgcagtaaTGCATTCACATTTCAGtattgtttttacagatttttttttttttctacttcagTCTTTGTATTGGCTAGGATCATATGATGTGACACTAATAACTCTGTGTCCAAGCTGCTCTGTTGTTTAGAATTGCATTGTCGTTCTATAGAAGTTGTTTCATTTGATTGTATGGGGCAATTTGTTCATAATTCTGCTATCAGTGCCTGTTTACTTGCAAGATTGACATCAATAAATACTACCAGGAAATGCACATTTCTCAGAAATCCGctaacatttttgtctttctcagtTTTTAGCTCTGACTGTGCTCTTACATAAACTGTCTTATTGATGTCCCAAGAGTAGACAAACCTTTACTTCCTAAAGAGAGAATGTAATCCAAGTCCTGGATATGTTTAGCGATTCAGACGATATCaatagttaaaaacaaaacaacaaaaaaaaagaataattttaaGTCATATGTTTCTTAATGTCAGACAAAtccaaaattaattaaaaaaacaaacataaaggcACACAGTTCCAGTAcagtctgtttttcctctgacaGTCAATAACACACTGCAGGTAAGAGCTTACAATTTGCTAAATCTGACACATACAACAGATATTTTAATGCATACTGCTATGCAAATCAATTTCACCTCTATGTATGTccaaatgtattttctattaATGTATGGTGACAGAGGAGAGCAAGACAATACttcaaatttctgttactgtgaatagctaagtgagtagaatatgaactgatctccaagaGGCGTaacattatttcaaaattttaagcaGAATAgtgtattatttctgttttgtacaattttagagtgaaaaaatggaaaggagCACCACACAAATGTTTGGGCACCCAAAGACTGGAGCTCTCAGaaaacttttaccaaggtctcagaccttaattagcttgttaggactgttcacagtcatcgttaggaaaggtCAAGTGATGACGATTTCAAAGCTTTATcaatactctgactccccaaaccatgccccaacaatcagcagccatggactcctgtaagcagctgcctagcactctgaaatttaaaataactgatgcccacaagGCAGGACAAGGCTATAAGAAGATTGCAAAGCGCCttcaggtagccatttcctcaggTCGTAGTGTagttaagaaatggcagttaacagggaTGGGGGACGTCAAGTTGTGGgctggaagaccaagaaaactttctgagagaatTGCTCAAAGGATTCCaagaaagacaaatcaaaatccctgtttgactgcaaaaggtCTTTgagaagatttagcagactctggagtgctggtgcactgttctactgtcCAGCGACACCTGCACTAATATGACCTTCATGAAAGAGTCATCTGAAGAAAAGCTATCCTGCGTCTTCACCgcaaaattcagcgtcagaagtttgcaaaggaacatctaaacaagcctgatgcattttggaaactaGTCCTGCGGACggatgaagttaaaatagaactttatggctgcaatgagcagaggaatgtttggagaaaaatgggtgcagaatttcatgaaaagtaCACATCTCCAACCGTTAAGAATGGGGGTGGAAtaatcatgctttgggcttgtgttacggccagtggcacggggaacTTTTCACTAGTAGAGGGAAGcatggattcaattaaataccagcaaattcagGGATCAAACATCACACTGCACACCTATCACTTCATTACTttttattactttctttttccagtagttttttagtcattcattactttaaatattcaaatgtacaaaataattaCTAATATATTACAATCAATCACTGAAAATGTCTGTTAATATCATGGTTTTACAATGCAGCCTGAATACGTAAGAAATTCCAAAAGTTgggaaaaacacactgtgtaaaatattttcagaagaACTGTATCGAGTCTGTTGTGTTAGAAAGTTGAatactcttttctctcttcatcagATAAGTTACAGCCAAGTCAAAAAATTCGGAACACTAAAGGATGCAGGTAAGAGTTTCCTGGTTATTGACCGCTGAATCACCGCCTGCATGCCCAATTTGTTCAGTGATCCAAATAGAATGAAAGAAGTGAATCACAAAGACATCTCAGTCAACCTGTGCGGCTAAGGTTATCGCGTCTCACagaagaccatgagatgtggaCAAACCTCTGCGAAAAGACAGTGAGTTGAGCACGAAATTAAGAATATTTTGTCCACTAATGAactttcaaggtcaagaatgaactttcgTGCTCAAACTTTAAAGCTGTAGTTAtgtataattactgtatatatataaacatattctTATCTACAGGTCTGAAAAGTGCAAGGGAACAACAAATGACGTTGCTAAGAAGTGAACAACAGATCAATTATCTAAATAATAAGATGAATGTAATTAACGTAAGAAACTTCAAGTGACCTTTCACTTCTACATAACTCTTCAAAGAGGGCTTGAGGGGTTGATATTTTATCTCAATCCACATTCTCTCAACATGCATACTAGACCAATTTGTGCAACTCAACAGCTCTCACTCTTCAGCACATCAGATAAAACATGTAGACACTTGTCAGGCTTGTCAGGCTCATGGTTCACAG
This genomic interval from Xiphias gladius isolate SHS-SW01 ecotype Sanya breed wild chromosome 6, ASM1685928v1, whole genome shotgun sequence contains the following:
- the ptgs2b gene encoding prostaglandin G/H synthase 2; its protein translation is MNRLTFAVFLLALGFLVCEGGNPCCSEPCQNRGVCTAMGADNYECDCTRTGYYGPNCTAPEFLTWIKMSLKPTPNTIHYLLTHFKGFWNIINNISFLRDAIMRYVLTSRSHMIDSPPTFNVDYGYKNWEAYSNLSYYTRTLPPVPEDCPTPMGVVGKKELPDAKLLAEKLLMRRQFIPDPQGTSLMFAFFAQHFTHQFFKSDMKKGPAFTAAKGHGVDLSHIYGDSLERQHRLRLFKDGKLKYQILDGEVYPPTVKEVGVEMHYPPHVPDGHRFAVGHEAFGLVPGLMMYATIWLREHNRVCDVLKEVHPDWDDERLFQTTRLILIGETIKIVIEDYVQHLSGYFFKLKFDPELLFNQRFQYQNRIASEFNTLYHWHPLMPDTFHIEEKDYSYKQFVFNTSVVTEHGISNLVESFTKQIAGRVAGGRNVPGPIMYVAIKSIENSRQMRYQSLNAYRKRFNMKPYSSFEDMTGEKEMAAVLEEMYGHVDAVELYPGLLVEKPRTNAIFGETMVEMGAPFSLKGLMGNPICSPEYWKPSTFGGSAGFDIINTASLQKLVCDNVRGPCPLASFHVPNIKETGSMIINSSTSHSRGSDINPTVILKERTTEL